ATCAAGCGGGAATCCGATTCGGTCGTAGACGCGATCTCGGCCATTGGCCTCGGGCGCTTTGCCGACACCTCGCTGGCCGATGCGTTTCAACGCATTCCGGGTGTGCAAATCCAGCGCAACGATGGCGGGCAGGAGGGCGATCGAGCATCGGTTCGTGGCTTGGGTCCCACCTATGTCAAGACGACAATCAACGGCAGGACGCCGCTTTCTTCTGGCACCGAGGCTCTCACAAACCTCCGCTCCTTCAACCTCGACGTGATTCCTACCAGCATTATTTCTGGAACGACCGTCAAGAAGACACCGACGGCCAGCGACGTCGAGTCCGGGATGGCGGGGCTTGTGGAGATTCAGACCCGCAAGCCTCTGTTTGACTCCAACTACCGAGCCTTCGACAATTTCTTCACATCGGTCACGGCACAGGCCGACCGCGGCTCGATCGGTCGCAAGATCGGACCTCGTCTAAGCGGCATCGTGGGAGGAAGAAACAACGAACACACGTTTGGTGCCTATCTGATGGGTCTGTATGGAAGGTCCTATGCCGGCCGAAATCAGCTCTTTCCTGGCGTGCGTCAATACGACATCCAGATCGATAACAACGGCGACGGACTTCCTGACGAAACCATACCCGGGGTGAACGTCATCAATGATATCGACTTCGAGCCCATTCGTGAGAGCCAGGACCGCGCCTCCCTAGCGGCTGCAGTACAGTGGCGAGCTCTCGATAATCTGGAAGTCTCTTTGGACGGGGTCTACACGCTGTTCAACAACGTATCCTGGCGCAACCGGATCGCCCCGGTTTTTGGTGATGCGATCCAGAACACGGTGTTTAGTCGAAACCAAATCCAGATCGACAACACCAACACGCTGCAGTCGGTCGCGCCAAACGTGCTCGAGGTCAACTGTTTCAACAATCGGGACCCCTCGATGCCGCCGCTGGTAGGTCCGGCGTGCCAAAAGGGTGTGCCGGTCCGTTTGATGCCGATCCATTTTGGTAATAAGACCAAGACGCTCGTCTCGGGAATTAACTTTGATTACCAACCCACCGATCGGTTCTCGGCCATGCTCGATGTTAGCTACAATCGGGTGGACTATACGCAGGACCTGGATCTACCTATCATGATTCAGACCCTGCCTGCCAACCAGGTGAGCTTCAACACGTACAACGGCCTCTTCAGCGGCGACCTGGGACCGATCCCTTTGAACGGTTTTACGTTGCCAGACGGACTGGTGTACGTGCGGGACGTGTTCCTCGATGGTCAAGAACTGGGTTTCAAATTTGATTTCAAGAACACGATGGATCTCGGGATATTCGAATCGATCGAGTACGGCGCGCGCGTGACACGTGCCGATGTAGACTCGATCAGAACGAATATCCTGGACGCCACGAAGGGAGCTTACACCCAGGATGTGCTGAATCAGAAGGCTGTCAGCGCAATAGTCCAAGACCGGACGAGCAACTTCAACTTCTACCCGAACCAGGGTGTCTTGGCGAACGAGTTTCCGATCATCGATCGCGATCTGCTATACGCCGCGTTTCCGGAGCTGGGAGCGCAACATGACTTGGGGAACGACCCGGCCAGCTCGTTTGCGTTCGTCGAAACGGTGACGGCGTTCTACGCGGAGTCCAATGTTGGCGGGGAGCTTCTCGATAGGGACTTCAGAGGCAATCTGGGCCTGCGCGTAGTCAATGCGAGGGTGGCCGGGGAGGGGGCCGCCCGCCAGGATGGTGGATCGTCACTGCCCCAAACCTCCAGCAACGGCTACTGGCGATTCTTGCCGAGCGCTAATCTCAGCTTGGACGTGCATGATGATGCTGTGTTGCGGCTTGCTATGGGGCGGGGGCTCTCACGGCCAAACCCTTCGGATCTGGCGCCCCGGCAAGGTGC
The sequence above is drawn from the Pseudomonadota bacterium genome and encodes:
- a CDS encoding TonB-dependent receptor — its product is MNRRLLSAACVSALVMTAHAAIAQEAPGAKEGEPRSGSDEEPEQITVISVRESIQRAQTIKRESDSVVDAISAIGLGRFADTSLADAFQRIPGVQIQRNDGGQEGDRASVRGLGPTYVKTTINGRTPLSSGTEALTNLRSFNLDVIPTSIISGTTVKKTPTASDVESGMAGLVEIQTRKPLFDSNYRAFDNFFTSVTAQADRGSIGRKIGPRLSGIVGGRNNEHTFGAYLMGLYGRSYAGRNQLFPGVRQYDIQIDNNGDGLPDETIPGVNVINDIDFEPIRESQDRASLAAAVQWRALDNLEVSLDGVYTLFNNVSWRNRIAPVFGDAIQNTVFSRNQIQIDNTNTLQSVAPNVLEVNCFNNRDPSMPPLVGPACQKGVPVRLMPIHFGNKTKTLVSGINFDYQPTDRFSAMLDVSYNRVDYTQDLDLPIMIQTLPANQVSFNTYNGLFSGDLGPIPLNGFTLPDGLVYVRDVFLDGQELGFKFDFKNTMDLGIFESIEYGARVTRADVDSIRTNILDATKGAYTQDVLNQKAVSAIVQDRTSNFNFYPNQGVLANEFPIIDRDLLYAAFPELGAQHDLGNDPASSFAFVETVTAFYAESNVGGELLDRDFRGNLGLRVVNARVAGEGAARQDGGSSLPQTSSNGYWRFLPSANLSLDVHDDAVLRLAMGRGLSRPNPSDLAPRQGAIKPNSVGDPWIGKVGNPELRPTTSWNFDATVEYYTPNDGSVVVSAFYKAITDFVFVQQTIGPLPGYPEPNIFIHTPQNLSDGRLFGFELGFNQPFTFLPAPWDGFGLQGNYTLVRSKFDRDIIDDGGYGFPGASRNNINAIGYFEKGPVAVRVAYVYRDDFFRNLAGQGAQQENASPVWTQGNQRVNVNATVHLTDNYSVFADVNNLFAEGRRDFYLQRPTFNGAFEREATVTLGVTGTY